A single window of Narcine bancroftii isolate sNarBan1 chromosome 1, sNarBan1.hap1, whole genome shotgun sequence DNA harbors:
- the asb6 gene encoding ankyrin repeat and SOCS box protein 6 gives MPYLHGFRRIIFEYQPLVDQILRAVGLQEPNAEASEENHISDIPVTGTDSEALQGLLQREAQSPFYEEAISYALFKVAEAGLVIAAEKLLTHGADLNFEDPVTYYTALHVAVLRNQPDMVELLIRHGADINKRDRVHSSSPLDLASEEVDRLPCLQRLLDLGANINGVDRTGKSALLHALASSDGVQVHNIDNIKLLLERGADVKAIMMDGDNVFTFIVFLLGETEGREQEEAETLRRFCLHITQLLLAHSAKPDACQPEDSLIYTCINQYEVHLPIIQVLLDSGASSHCPNHGPSCWSGFTLLFERLRMLLNGPETGITHREALQRAGVALELMLGNTTRPWLPLGWEIKPTAYSIYMDQVLALSRPLKLLELSPASLKHLCRVDIRRLLRPVPLDPKVKALPLPDRLKWFLLLQNGKNEEEDVQQS, from the exons ATGCCCTATTTGCACGGATTTCGACGAATTATCTTTGAGTATCAGCCATTAGTGGACCAAATTCTTAGGGCTGTAGGGTTACAAGAACCAAATGCAGAGGCAAGTGAGGAAAATCATATCAG TGATATTCCTGTGACTGGGACAGACTCAGAGGCACTGCAAGGACTTCTGCAGAGAGAGGCACAGTCACCCTTCTATGAGGAAGCTATTAGCTATGCACTGTTCAAAGTAGCTGAAGCTGGCTTGGTCATTGCAGCTGAGAAACTGCTGACACATGGCGCTGACCTCAACTTTGAAG ACCCTGTCACATATTACACAGCCTTGCATGTAGCAGTCCTGCGCAACCAGCCTGACATGGTGGAACTGCTTATCCGACATGGAGCAGACATCAACAAAAGGGACCGG GTTCATAGCAGCAGCCCACTAGACCTGGCAAGTGAGGAAGTGGATCGTTTGCCCTGTCTGCAGCGACTTCTTGACCTTGGTGCCAATATAAATGGAGTTGACAGGACTG GAAAATCGGCCTTGCTGCATGCTCTAGCCAGCAGTGATGGAGTACAGGTGCACAATATAGACAATATCAAACTACTCCTTGAGAGAG GTGCAGATGTGAAAGCAATCATGATGGATGGTGACAATGTCTTCACATTCATTGTCTTTCTTCTGGGTGAGACAGAAGGTAGAGAACAGGAAGAGGCTGAAACCCTCAGGCGCTTTTGCTTGCATATCACCCAGTTGCTGCTTGCCCATTCTGCTAAACCTGATGCTTGTCAACCTGAGGATTCACTCATCTACACTTGTATTAATCAGTATGAAGTCCATCTTCCCATCATACAAGTTCTCCTGGACTCTGGAGCTTCCAGCCATTGCCCTAACCATGGCCCTtcctgttggtctggattcacACTTCTGTTTGAGAGACTGCGCATGCTACTAAATGGACCAGAAACTGGAATTACACATCGAGAAGCCTTGCAACGAGCAGGAGTGGCCTTGGAGTTAATGTTGGGCAATACAACACGTCCCTGGCTGCCTCTAGGCTGGGAAATCAAACCTACAGCCTACTCCATCTACATGGACCAAGTACTGGCATTGTCTCGGCCCCTGAAGCTACTGGAGCTTTCTCCAGCCTCACTGAAGCATCTGTGCAGGGTGGACATCCGACGACTTCTGAGACCTGTGCCTTTGGATCCTAAAGTGAAAGCCTTGCCTCTGCCAGACCGGTTGAAGTGGTTTTTGTTGTTGCAAAATGGTAAGAATGAGGAAGAAGATGTGCAACAATCATAA